The sequence below is a genomic window from Verrucomicrobiota bacterium.
AGGCCAACGAATCATCCTCGGCATGCAGAATGCGTAATGAGCTTCGAGTCGAAACCAGTACGCCCCCTATGAGGATTTAATTTGGCGCAGGGGAGGCTCATTCGCAAGAGACATTTCAGCCGAAGGCTGAAATGGGGTATGGGTAATAGGGCATTGGTAATCGGGGCAGGACACCCACCATTACCTACTCCCAATATCCTTTTCCCTATCTTAGGAAGCTGATCGTGTAGGGATAGCGATAGCTCTCGCCGTTGCTGGTCTTCACTGCGGCGATGATGATGCAGGCTAGCCAGACGATGAGTACGATTGGCAGGATCAGGAAGCCGATTAGCACGAAGCAGAGAGCTCCCGCGATCAGGCTGTAGATCGTGTAGGAGATCTGAAAATTGAGCACCTCCTTGCCGGTCGAATCGATCTCCGGGCTGTCGGCCCGTTTAACTAGCCAGATCACCAGCGGTACCACGATATGGGCTAGTGCGAAGCTCAGGATCAGTCCCGAGAGGCCCGAGAGATGGAGACCTATGCACCAGGAGCGGGCGGATTCCGAGGAAGAGGCGGGGTCCGTCTGGATGGTCGGTCGAGAGTTTTCCGGACGGTTCAGTGGAGGGGGCGTGTCCATGGATCAAAGAGACATCCGATACGCCCGTTTCGCAAGGCACAAGTTGACCCATGCTTGGATGGGGGAGCCCCTTTCATCCCTAATAATTCATCCCTCATCCTTTTTCCATGGTTGCCAAGGGTGTCCCACTTAGGTTGACTATCTGAACGCCTTTTTTGGCCAATCTTTTCTATGAGCGAACGCAGAGTTGTCATCACCGGTATCGGAGTTATCAGTCCAGTGGGTTCGGACCTCGATACCTTCTGGAAGAACCTCATTGAAGGCCGGTCCGGCATCACACGCTACGAGAATTTCGACTCGACCGGATTCGATTGCCTGATTGCTGGCGAAGTGAAGGGATTTGAGCCGACCAACTGGTTCAAAACACCGAAGGATGCGCGTCGAGCCGATCGTTTTGCACAGTTCGCCATGGCCGGAACCAGACTGGCGCTGGATGATTCCGGACTCGATCTCGAGACGATCGACAAGGAACGTTTTGGAGTCATCGTGGGAAGCGGCATCGGGGGGTTCCAGAGCCTTGAGACCGAGGCGCGCAGGCTCGTAGAGAAGGGGCCGACCAAGCTCTCCCCTTTCACCATTCCGATGATCATTAGCAATATGGCCAGCGGCCTCATCTCCATGGAGTACGGCTTTAGCGGCCCGAACATGGCGATCGTCACCGCCTGCGCAACGGCTAATAATTCTGTCGGAGAGGCCTGGCGTATCATCAAGTTCGGCGACGCCGACGCCTTCGTCGCAGGTGGAGCCGAGGCGACCATCACACCGCTCGGTGTGGCCGGATTCTCCTGCATGCGTGCTCTGAGCACCCGGAACGATGACCCCCAGAAGGCCTCCCGTCCCTTTGACAAGGATCGTGATGGATTCGTCATGAGCGAGGGAGCAGGTATCGTTATTCTCGAGGAGCTCGAGCATGCGAAGAAGCGCGGCGCGCGGATTTACTGCGAACTTGTTGGCTATGGCGCCACTGCGGATGCCTACCACATGACCGCCCCACGACCCGAGGGAGAGGGAGCTAGCCGGTGCATGCAGATCGCGATGAAGCACGCCAAGGTCACTCCGGAAGAGGTAGACTACATCAACGCCCATGGCACCTCCACGCCGATCGGCGACATCTGCGAGACCAAGGCGATCAAGGATGCCTTCGGTGCCCAGGCTTACAAGGTACCTATTAGCTCCACCAAGTCTGTTACGGGTCACCTTCTGGGTGCGGCTGGCGGTATTGAGCTTGCCGCGTGCGCCCTCGCCATGCGCGACGGGATCGTCCCTCCCACCATCAATCTCGACAATCCCGAACCCGAGTGCGATCTCGACTACGTCCCGCACAAGGCACGCGAGGTCAAGGTCAAGGTGGCCCTCAGCAACTCCTTCGGCTTCGGCGGTCATAACTCCTCCGTTGTGATTCGCGAGTTCGAAGGATAATTGGCTAACACGCTTTTCCCATGAGCCGATCTTTCAAATTCCTTACCGTGGCTCTTTATCTGTCGATTGCCGTGGTAGCAACCATCACCCTCACCAACACAATGATTATGGCCCAAGAAACTTCCTCCAGCTCATCCTCCAACCTCGCCAAGGGCCAGGCATTCCTCAAAGAGAACGCCACCAAGCCCGGTGTGCACACCACTCCGAGCGGTCTCCAGTATAAGGTCATCACCGAAGGTCACGGCAAGAGCCCCAAGGCCACCGATACCGTCCTTGTTCACTATCGCGGTACCACGATCGACGGCACCGAGTTCGACAGCTCCTACAAGCGGAACGAGCCCATCTCTTTCCCTCTGAACGGCGTCATTCCAGGCTGGACCGAGGGTGTCCAGCTCATGAAGGAAGGCGGCAAACTCCAGCTCTTCATTCCGTCAAATCTCGCCTATGGATCGCGCGGTGCGGGTGGAGTCATACCTCCAGACGCGACGCTCATCTTCGACATCGAACTTCTCAAAGTTCAGTAGGGCCTTGGGTGGTAGGCCGATGGGATAAGCTTAAAGAGCTGCAGTTGACACTGATCCAGCGTGCACTACGGTAGTGCAAATGAGAAATATCACGCTGAGCGCCAGTGAGGAGGTGATCGAGAGGGCCCGAGCTATGGCCCGTGAACATCACACCACTCTAAACCAGATGTTCCGAGATTGGCTTCAGACCGTAGATCACGGTAGAAAGCGGATCGGAGGGTATCGTGGTTTCATGCAGCGTATCAGCGGAAGGGTTGAAGTGGGGGGGCGCAAGTTCACCCGCGAGGAGATGAATGAGCGCTGATTTTTTCCTCGATACGAACATTCTGGTCTATTCGTTCGACGATGGGGAACCGGCAAAACGAGACAAGGCTCGGGAGCTGATAGAGCAGGCCTTGGAAACGCGGCGAGGTGCAATCAGTTGGCAGGTCGTTCAGGAGTTCCTGAACGTCGCCCTTCATAAGTGGCATAAGCCGATGACCCCTGCCGATTCGAGGGAATATCTTCAGACAGTTCTGAATCCGCTCTGCGCGGTTTATCCGTCCACCGAGATCTGGTCGGCATCGCTACGGATCGCCGAGGAGAGCCAATACCGTTTCTATGACAGCCTCATCGTCGCCGCGGCCATCCAAAGCGGTGCGACGATTATCTATTCCGAGGATCTCCAGCACGGGCGCCAGTTCGGCACACTGGAAATCCGCAATCCCTTCTGCTGATCTGTCTTGAGAGCTATTTTTTAACCTAACAGTCTAATAGTATTGACGCCACTGCCCTCTCGGGAAGCAGTGGCGCCCTGCGGGCTACGACTTCCTCGTAGTCTACCGCGCATCATCCCAGATGCTTGGTTCAGCCTAACAGCCTTTCAAATCAGACAAACTTTCCGGGGTTCAGGATGTCTTTCGGATCGACGGCGGATTTGATCCGCTTGTGCAGGTCACGGAGTTCAGGAGAGGTTGCCTCGTTCCACCAGCGTTTCTTGGCCAGGCCGATGCCGTGCTCTCCGGTGATCGCTCCTCCCCACTTGATGACCTGGGTAAAGAGAGCGTCGAGGACCCCTTCGATCTCCTTGGGACGCTTGGCCTGCTGTTCCTTGGAGACCATGACATTCACATGGATGTTGCCGTCCCCGGCGTGACCGAAGCAGGCGATCGGGAAGCCGGTCTTTTTCTGCAGTTTCTCCGCGAAAGCGATGAGGTCGACGAGGCGTCCGCGTGGGACGGCGATATCCTCGTTGAGCTTGGTGAGGCCGGTGGCCTTGAGCGAGGCAGAGAAGGCACGGCGTAGGGCCCAGATCCGTTCGCAGCGCTCGGGGGAAGTGGCGAGTTCCACCTCGAGGGCTTTGTTCTTTGTAAGGAGGGCCTTAAGAGCCTTTCCTTCGCTGAGGACACTAGCCTTCTGGCCGTCGAGTTCGACAAGCAGGTGAGCCTTGCCGGGAGGGATGAAGGTTCCCTTCAAATCCCCCGTTACTTCTTTTGGGGCGTTGCGGGCTGACTGGAGGGTGAAGCTATCGGCCACCTCCATGGCGCAGGGGAGGTAGCCGGCCTTGAAGATCGCCTGCACGGCGGCTGCTGCATCGCGCATCGATCCGAATCCGGCGGAAAGGGTCACGCGGGCGGGAGGCAAGGGAAGGAGTCGCAGGGTCGCCTCGGTGATGACTCCGAGCATTCCCTCGGAGCCGACGAACATTCCGACAAGGTCAAAGCCGGTCTTGTTCTTGTGGGTGCGTCCACCGACCCGGATGAGGGTGCCGTCGGCGAGGGCAACCTGAAGTCCTAGCACATAGGGACGGGTGACGCCGTACTTGAGGCAACGGGGACCCCCTGCATTGGTGGCAATATTGCCGCCAAGGGAGCAGTCCTTGTAGCTCTGAGGATCGGGCGGGTAGAAGAGCCCTTTTTTGATAACCTCCGTCTGAAGCACTCCCGTAATGACATTCGGCTCTACGACGGCGACGAAGTCCTCTCCGTTGATCTCCCGGATGCGGTTCATCCGGTGCATGCTCATGAGAATGCCTCCCCGCACAGGAACGCATCCGCCGACATAGCCATGGCCAGCGCCGCGTGTGGTCACGGGGATGTCGTGCTTATTCGCATAGCCGAGCACTGCGGCGACCTCCTTGGCGTTTCCAGGTGCAACAGCGATCTCGGGAAGAGCCGAGGCAAACCACTTGTCCCTGCCGAGTTCGGCTAGACGCTCAGGATTAATGATGACCCCGGCCTTGGTCGGGATGAGTTTGCGGAGATCCCGCTCGAGAGAAGGATGAGATTTGAAACGTGAAGCCTGATGAGGTGAGGAGGGAATACGTTTATTGGATCCCTTCTTTTTCTTTTCAGGTTTCAACATTGATGGCACTTGCCTCCCGGCAAGCCGTGCCACCGCTGACGGGCTGCCTTCGGCAGTCTTCCGCGTCGCTTCCCTGCGACTTGGTTCAGCCTTCAGGTTTTTCAAACTTACATCCCCATGATTTCGTAGCCGCCGTCGACATAGATCACTTGGCCGGTGATGCCGCTGCCACCATCGCTGGCTAGGAAGACGCCGGTCTGGCCGAGTTCCTCACCGGTGCAGGTGCGGCGTAGAGGAGCATGCTCCTCGTAGTGCTTGATCATGGTGCCGAGGCCGGAGACGCCGCGGGCGGCTAGGGTATTCATCGGGCCGGCGCTGATGCAATTCACGCGGATCTTCTTGGTGCCGAGATCGTAGGCAAGGTAGCGGGTGCTGGCTTCCAGCGAGGCCTTGGCGACGCCCATCACGTTGTAGTGAGGGACGACCTTGACGGATCCGTAGTAGCTCATGGCGGTGATGCTTCCACCGTCGGTCATGAGGGGGGCGGCTTCGCGGGAGAGGGCGACAAGCGAGTAGGCGCTGATGTCGTGGGCCCTCATGTAGGCGTCGCGGCTGGTGGAGAGGAAATCCCCCTCCAGGGCCTCCTTCGGAGCGAAGGCAACGGAGTGGAGTAGCAGATCAAGCTTCGGGGTAACCTCGCGGACTTTGCCGAAGAAGGTGGTGATCTCCGCATCACTTGAGACGTCACAAGGCTGGAGGAAGGTGTCGGCGCCAAACTCAGAGACGAGTTCCTCGACGTTTTCCTTCAGGCGTTCTCCCTGATAGTTGAAGAGGAGGGTGGCTCCGGCCTGCTTCCAGGCCTTGGCAATGTGCCATGCGATGCTGCGTTTGTTGGCGACGCCGAAAACGACGCCGACTTT
It includes:
- a CDS encoding PIN domain-containing protein, with amino-acid sequence MSADFFLDTNILVYSFDDGEPAKRDKARELIEQALETRRGAISWQVVQEFLNVALHKWHKPMTPADSREYLQTVLNPLCAVYPSTEIWSASLRIAEESQYRFYDSLIVAAAIQSGATIIYSEDLQHGRQFGTLEIRNPFC
- a CDS encoding FAD-binding protein: MLKPEKKKKGSNKRIPSSPHQASRFKSHPSLERDLRKLIPTKAGVIINPERLAELGRDKWFASALPEIAVAPGNAKEVAAVLGYANKHDIPVTTRGAGHGYVGGCVPVRGGILMSMHRMNRIREINGEDFVAVVEPNVITGVLQTEVIKKGLFYPPDPQSYKDCSLGGNIATNAGGPRCLKYGVTRPYVLGLQVALADGTLIRVGGRTHKNKTGFDLVGMFVGSEGMLGVITEATLRLLPLPPARVTLSAGFGSMRDAAAAVQAIFKAGYLPCAMEVADSFTLQSARNAPKEVTGDLKGTFIPPGKAHLLVELDGQKASVLSEGKALKALLTKNKALEVELATSPERCERIWALRRAFSASLKATGLTKLNEDIAVPRGRLVDLIAFAEKLQKKTGFPIACFGHAGDGNIHVNVMVSKEQQAKRPKEIEGVLDALFTQVIKWGGAITGEHGIGLAKKRWWNEATSPELRDLHKRIKSAVDPKDILNPGKFV
- the fabF gene encoding beta-ketoacyl-ACP synthase II; translated protein: MSERRVVITGIGVISPVGSDLDTFWKNLIEGRSGITRYENFDSTGFDCLIAGEVKGFEPTNWFKTPKDARRADRFAQFAMAGTRLALDDSGLDLETIDKERFGVIVGSGIGGFQSLETEARRLVEKGPTKLSPFTIPMIISNMASGLISMEYGFSGPNMAIVTACATANNSVGEAWRIIKFGDADAFVAGGAEATITPLGVAGFSCMRALSTRNDDPQKASRPFDKDRDGFVMSEGAGIVILEELEHAKKRGARIYCELVGYGATADAYHMTAPRPEGEGASRCMQIAMKHAKVTPEEVDYINAHGTSTPIGDICETKAIKDAFGAQAYKVPISSTKSVTGHLLGAAGGIELAACALAMRDGIVPPTINLDNPEPECDLDYVPHKAREVKVKVALSNSFGFGGHNSSVVIREFEG
- a CDS encoding DUF6364 family protein; translation: MRNITLSASEEVIERARAMAREHHTTLNQMFRDWLQTVDHGRKRIGGYRGFMQRISGRVEVGGRKFTREEMNER
- a CDS encoding enoyl-ACP reductase → MSNGSLAGKVGVVFGVANKRSIAWHIAKAWKQAGATLLFNYQGERLKENVEELVSEFGADTFLQPCDVSSDAEITTFFGKVREVTPKLDLLLHSVAFAPKEALEGDFLSTSRDAYMRAHDISAYSLVALSREAAPLMTDGGSITAMSYYGSVKVVPHYNVMGVAKASLEASTRYLAYDLGTKKIRVNCISAGPMNTLAARGVSGLGTMIKHYEEHAPLRRTCTGEELGQTGVFLASDGGSGITGQVIYVDGGYEIMGM
- a CDS encoding DUF4870 domain-containing protein; translation: MDTPPPLNRPENSRPTIQTDPASSSESARSWCIGLHLSGLSGLILSFALAHIVVPLVIWLVKRADSPEIDSTGKEVLNFQISYTIYSLIAGALCFVLIGFLILPIVLIVWLACIIIAAVKTSNGESYRYPYTISFLR
- a CDS encoding FKBP-type peptidyl-prolyl cis-trans isomerase, coding for MSRSFKFLTVALYLSIAVVATITLTNTMIMAQETSSSSSSNLAKGQAFLKENATKPGVHTTPSGLQYKVITEGHGKSPKATDTVLVHYRGTTIDGTEFDSSYKRNEPISFPLNGVIPGWTEGVQLMKEGGKLQLFIPSNLAYGSRGAGGVIPPDATLIFDIELLKVQ